In one Ictalurus furcatus strain D&B chromosome 28, Billie_1.0, whole genome shotgun sequence genomic region, the following are encoded:
- the fxyd2 gene encoding sodium/potassium-transporting ATPase subunit gamma has product MGQETPDYSDDDFFYDYELIRRGGLIFAAVLFCLGMAIIFSKRLTCGKRQNTKPVNLDEL; this is encoded by the exons ATGGGGCAAG AAACACCTGACTACTCGGATGATGACTTCTTCTATG actacGAGCTGATCAGAAGAGGAGGGCTGATCTTCGctgctgttctgttctgtctGGGCATGGCAATCATATTTA GCAAAAGGCTCACCTGTgggaaaagacaaaacacaaa GCCTGTGAATCTGGACGAACTTTAA